The Amycolatopsis sp. DG1A-15b genome contains the following window.
TCGAAGAACGGGTCCATGTCGACGTAGAGGTCCTTCAACGTCGTCAGGCCCTTGATCGGGGCGATCGTGATCGTGGTCTTCTTGCCGCCGGACTCCAGCAGGTCCTTCATGAGGACCTTGCACGCCAGGCGGTTGATGCCGTTGATCTGCATCGCGTCGGACCCGCACACGCCGTGCGCGCAGGACCGGCGGAACGAGAACGTCCCGTCGATGTAGTCCTTGACGTAGAACAGCAGGTTCAGCAGCCGGTCGGTGCGCTGGGCCGGGACGTCGTAGGACTCCCAGTGCGGCTCGTTGTCGACCTCGGGGTTGAACCGGAGGATCTTCAGCGTGACCGTGATCGGGGTGTGTTCGTCCGAAGCGGCCGGAGCGTCTTCAGTGGTTGCCGCAGTCATCAGTACTTCCGCTCCATCGGCTCGTAGCGGGTGAAGGTGACCGGCTTGTAGTCCAGCCGGATGTCGGACGACAGACCCGAGCCCTGCTTGTAGGCCATGGTGTGCCGCATGAAGTTCGTGTCGTCGCGGGTCGGGTAGTCCTCGCGGGCGTGGCCGCCGCGGGACTCCTTGCGCGCCAGCGCGCCCACGATCAGGACCTCGGCCAGCTCCAGCAGGAAGCCGAGCTCGACGGCCTCGAGCAGGTCGGTGTTGTACCGCTTGCCCTTGTCCGACACGGTGATCCGCTGGTACCGCTCCTTGAGCGCCTGGACGTCGGTCAGTGCCTGCTTCAGCGTGTCCTCGGTCCGGTACACCGAAGCGTGCGAGTCCATCGTCTGCTGCATTTCCTTGCGGATGTCGGCGACGCGCTCGTCGCCGTGCTCCGACAGCAGACCCGAAAGCTGCTCCTCGACCAGCGCGGTCGGGTTCTCCGGCAGCTCGACGTGCTCGTGCGCCAGCGCGTACTCCGCGGCCGCGATGCCGGCGCGGCGGCCGAACACGTTGATGTCGAGCAGCGAGTTCGTGCCGAGCCGGTTCGAACCGTGCACCGACACGCACGCGACCTCGCCCGCGGCGTACAGGCCGGGGATGACGTTCTCGTTGTCCCGCAACGCTTCGCCGTGGATGTTGGTCGGGATGCCGCCCATCACGTAGTGGCAGGTCGGGAAGACCGGCACCGGCTCCTTCACCGGGTCGACGCCCAGGTAGGTCCGGGAGAACTCCATGATGTCCGGGAGCTTCGCGTTCAGCGTCTCCTCGGGGATGTGCGTGACGTCCAGGACGACGTAGTCCTTGTTCGGGCCGCACCCGCGGCCCTGCAGCACTTCCTGCACCATCGAGCGCGCCACGATGTCGCGGGGCGCGAGGTCCTTGATGGTGGGGGCGTAGCGCTCCATGAACCGCTCGCCGGAGGCGTTGCGCAGGATCCCGCCCTCGCCGCGGACGGCTTCGGAAATGAGGATGCCCAGGCCCGCGAGGCCGGTCGGGTGGAACTGGAAGAACTCCATGTCCTCCAGGGGGAGGCCCTTGCGGAAGATGATGCCGAGGCCGTCACCGGTGAGGGTGTGCGCGTTCGACGTCGTCTTGAAGATCTTGCCCGCGCCGCCGGTGGCGAACACGATCGACTTCGCCTGGAAGACGTGCAGCTCGCCAGTGGCCAGCTCGTAGGCGACGACGCCGGAGGCGATCGGGTTGCCGTTCTCGTCCGGGGTGGTGACGAGGTCGAGCACGTAGAACTCGTTGAAGAACTCCGTGCCGTACTTGACGCAGTTCTGGTACAGCGTCTGCAGGATCATGTGCCCGGTGCGGTCCGCGGCGTAGCAGGCGCGGCGCACCGCGGCCTTGCCGTGGTCACGCGTGTGCCCGCCGAAGCGGCGCTGGTCGATCTTGCCTTCGGGCGTGCGGTTGAACGGCAGGCCCATCTTCTCGAGGTCGAGGACGGCGTCGATGGCCTCCTTCGCCATGATCTCGGCGGCGTCCTGGTCGACCAGGTAGTCGCCGCCCTTGATCGTGTCGAAGGTGTGCCACTCCCAGTTGTCCTCTTCGACGTTCGCCAGCGCGGCGCACATGCCGCCCTGGGCCGCGCCGGTGTGGGACCGGGTCGGGTAGAGCTTGGTGAGGACCGCGGTGCGGGCGCGCTGGCCGGACTCGATGGCCGCGCGCATCCCGGCGCCGCCGGCGCCGACGATCACCACGTCGTACTTGTGGAACTGCATCGAAAAAGTCTCCGTGGCTTCAGTTCGCGGGCATGTTCGGGTCGAAGGTGAAGATCACCATCGTGCCGACGGCCAGGATCAGCACCATCGAGACGTAGAGCAGGATCTTCAGCCAGAACCGCGTGCTGTCCTTGCGCGCGTAGTCGTCGATGATCGTGCGCAGGCCGTTGCCGCCGTGGATCTCGGCGAGCCAGAGCATGGCCAGGTCCCAGAACTGCCAGAACGGCGAGGCCCAGCGGCCGGCCACGAAGCCCCAGTTGATCCGGTGCACACCGCCGTCGAGGATGTTCATGATCAGCAGGTGGCCGAGCACCAGGATGACCAGCGCCAGCCCGGAGATCCGCATGAACAGCCAGCTGTAGAGCTCGAAGTTGCTCCGGCGCGCGGCCGGGCGCTTCGGGGCGCGGGGGTTGGCGAGCGCGAGGTCGGCCATGTCAGTTACCCCCGAAGAGCATCTCGGCGGTGCGCTTCAGCATGAAGAACGCACCGGGGACCATCACGACGACCCAGACGACGCCGATGACCCACGTCATGGCCTTCTGCAGCTGGGGGCCCTTCGACCAGAAGTCGACCAGCATGACGCGGATGCCGTTCAGCGCGTGGAACAGCACCGCCCCGACCAGGCCGACCTCGAGGAGGTTGACGATCGGCGTCTTGTAGGTCTCGATGACCTGGTCGTAGGTGTTCGGCGACACGCGCACCAGCGCGGTGTCGAGCACGTGCACGAACAGGAAGAAGAATGTGAGCACGCCGGTGATGCGGTGCAGCACCCAGGACCACATGCCGGGGTCGCCCCGGTAGAAGGTCCCCTGCCGGCGTGAGGCACCCGCCCGATCGCTAGCCCCTGCCGCTGTGGCAGTGCTCGCCGTGGTGGACATCGGTGAACGGCCTCCAACGTCTGACTGTGCGCCCGGTGGCCGGTGAGGTCCGCTGTCGCCGCGGGAACGGCGGCTGTGCCGAGATCAACGTCATCGAGCCTGGATGAATCGGATGCTAGACCCGCACCCGAAGCGCGGCTCACCTCCGGGTTCCCCTCTGTGATGGACCAGACACCGGTGCTCCCGCACCGCCACCCGGCGGTGTGGTGCAGCGCACTCGGCGGTGCGGTGCGATCCGCCGTCCCATTCAGCGGTCATCTGACCTCTGCGAGATCTGATATCTGATGCTCTACGCCAAACGGCTGGTAGTGCCGGGCTGTCATTGACCAACTACCAGATCGTCCCTAGCGTCGCTCGGGCAAACATCGGATCTCTCACGATGGGGTGACGTTCTGGTGCGACGACTCGGCCTGGTGATCGCCGTCGCGGTCCTGCTGCCCGTGGTGTCGGTCACGCCCGCGCAGGCACTGCCCGACGGACTGGCGCTGACCCCGCCGATGGGCTTCAACAACTGGAACACCACCGGCTGCGCGGTCGACGAGCGGCTCATCCGCGACACCGCCGACATCTTCGTCGACAAAGGACTCAAGGCTGCCGGGTACGAGTACGTCAACGTCGACGACTGCTGGGCCGAGCCGGAGCGGGACGCCGACGGGCGCATGCAGGCGAACAAGGCCCGGTTCCCGAGCGGCATCAAGGCACTCGCCGACTACGTCCACTCGAAGGGGCTCAAGTTCGGCATCTACACCAGCGCGGGCACGCTGACCTGCGCGAAGACCCAGCCGGGTGCGCTCGACCACGAAGACGTCGACGCGCGGACGTTCGCGGACTGGGGCGTCGACTACCTCAAGTACGACAACTGCAACAACCAGGGCCGCCCGGCGCTCGAGCGCTACACGAAGATGCGCGACGCGCTGAAGAAGACGGGTCGCCCGATTGTGTACTCGCTCTGCGAGTGGGGCGAGAACAAGCCGTGGACGTGGGGCGCCGACGTCGGGCACCTGTGGCGGACCACTGGCGACATCAAGGACAACTGGGCCAAGATGGTCCAGATCCTCAAGGCGAACGCGCCGCTGGCGCCGTACGCCGGGCCGGGGCACTGGAACGATCCCGACATGCTCGAGGTCGGCAACGGCGGGATGACGACCGAGGAGTACCGCTCGCACTTCTCGCTGTGGGCGATGATGGCCGCCCCGCTGCTCATCGGCGCCGACCTGCGCAAGGTGTCGGCGGCGAACTTCGACGTCCTGCGCAACGCCGAGGTCATCGCGCTCGACCAGGACCGCCGCGGCGTCCAGGCGCGGGTGCTGTCCAACCAGGACGGACACTGGGTCTTCGCCAAGCCCCTGGACGGCGGCGACGTGGCGATCGCGCTGTTCAACGAGACGACGTCCGGTGCCACGATCGGCACCACCGCGGCCGCCGCCGGGCTGGCGAAAGCCGCCGGGTACACCGCGCGAGACCTCTGGGCGCACCGCGACCTCCAGACGGCGGGCCGGATCTCCGCGGTCGTCCCGCCGCACGCGACGGTCGTCTACCGGGTCCACGCGGGCGGCTCGTGGTGGCGGAACGCGCCGCTGGTGAGCACCGGCATCGAGCTGGCGTCGCCGGTCCCGGGCGTCCCGGGCGAGATCACGCCCGCCGGGCAGCCGTTCGAGGTCACGGTGTCGGCGACCGACGAGGCCCGCGTCCCGGTGTTCGACCCCCGCGTGACGCTCACCGCGCCCGGCGGGTGGCACGTCGAGCAGGTGGCGCGGCCGCGGGCCGTCGTGCTCGGGACGGGGGAGACCGCGGCCGGCCGCTGGCGGGTCACCCCGCCCGCCGGGACCGAAGGCACGACGGCGGTGCTGCACGGCGGCGTCACCTACCGCGCGCTCGGGTTCGGGCCGGTCACCTGGACCGGTGAACAACAGCTGACCGTGCCGGCGGCGCCGCCCACCACGCCCGCGTGGGCGAGCGACCTGCGCTGGGCGGCGGAGAAGAACGGCTACGGCCCGGTCGAGCGGGACATGTCCAACGGCAGCATCCCCGCCGGCGACGGGAAGCCGCTGACCGTCAACGGCGTCGTCTACCCGAAGGGCCTCGGCGCGCACGCACCCAGCGAAGTCGTCTTCTACCTGGGCGGGCGCTGCACGGCGTTCACCGCGGACGTCGGCGTCGACGACGAGCGCGAGGCGACGAACAAGCAGGGCTCGGCGACGTTCGAGGTCTACGCCGACGGCGTGAAGGCGGCGGCCACCGGCGTCCGGACGTGGCAGGACCCCGCACTGCCGCTGGCGGCGGACCTGCACGGGGCGCGGTACCTGCGGCTGGTCGTCACCGACGGCGGGGACGGCAACTCCTACGACCGCAGCGACTGGGCCGCCGCCCGGCTCACCTGCGGCTGATTCGTCGTCATCTCACAGAGTGACCGGGCTGGCCCATCCTTCGGTCAGCCCGGCACACTGAGTGACACGAACGGGCATTTTCGCCGTCCCAAAGCGAAACAATCCCCCGAAAGTCGCCTCCCCGCAGGCCGATGATCACGTTCGGTGTCCAGTTCGTCGCACGCGCGACTCGTGAGTAAACGTTTGTGTTACGTAGCGTGCCTTTCCTATGGCGCATTCCTGTCCGTTGGGTACGGTCTGGCGGTCGACCCGGCAGTAGGGCCGGGACGCGCCCTTGACCATCCGCTGGATCAGCGGGGAGGGAGACACACGTTGCGTCGCATGCGTGGAACCGCGCTGGCCGCCGTGGCCATGGCCGGGGTGCTCACCCTGGCCGGGTGCGCCAAGGACTCGAGCGGTGGCAGCAGCAACAACAGCGCCGCGCCTTCGTCGGGTGGCTCGGACTGCGTCACCGCGCAGAAGCCGCCCGCCGCGCCCGCCGCGTCGAGCAGCACGGCCGCCGCCGGTGGCAAGGTCGACGGCAGCCAGCTCAAGATCGGCCTGGCCTTCGACGTCGGCGGCCGGGGTGACGCGTCGTTCAACGACGCCGCCGCCGCGGGGACCGACAAGGCGAAGTCCGACCTCGGCGTGACGACGGTCAGCGAAAGCACCGCCTCCGCCAGCGAGGCCGAGTCCGCCAAGCAGCAGCGCCTCGACCAGATGGCTTCGCAGGGCCTGAACCCGATCGTCGCGGTCGGCTTCGCCTACGCCGATTCGGTCAAGGCCGTCGCCGCCAAGTACCCGAACACCAAGTTCGCGATCGTCGACGACGACTCGATCCAGCTGCCGAACGTGACGCCGCTGGTCTTCGCCGAGGAGCAGGGCTCGTTCCTGGCCGGCGTCGCCGCCGCGTACAAGAGCAAGAACTGCCACATCGGCTTCGTCGGCGGTGTCAACACCCCGCTGATCCAGAAGTTCGAGGCCGGCTTCCTGCAGGGCGCGAAGACCGTTTCGTCCAAGATCAAGATCGAGGACGAGTACCTCACCCCGGCCGGTGACTTCTCCGGGTTCCAGGACCCGCCGAAGGGCAACGCGAAGGCCGCGGCCGAGATCGCCAAGGGCGCGGACGTCATCTACCACGCCGCGGGTGCCTCGGGTAAGGGCGTCTTCGACGCCGCGAAGGCGGGCAACGCGCTGGCCATCGGGGTCGACTCCGACCAGTACAACCAGAAGACCGTCGCGGCCGACAAGGACGTCATCATCACGTCCATGCTCAAGCGGGTCGACGTCGCGGTGTTCGACTACATCCAGGCCGTCGCCAAGGGCGACCTGACCGTCCTGCCGAAGCGGTTCGACCTCAAGGTCGACGGCGTCGGCTACGCCACCTCCGGTGGCAAGGTCGACGACATCAAGGACGTCCTGGAGGGCTACAAGGCCCAGATCATCTCGGGCGCCGTCACCGTCTCGGACAAGCCGCAGAAGTAGCTCACAACGTGTCCGGGGCTCGGAGGGATTTCCCCTCCGGGCCCCTCGCGCGTTCCAGAGATATGGAATTCTCCCGCCCATGAGCACAGCCGAGGCCCCGGCCGAGGCCGTCCCCGACCGGGGCGCCCCCGCCGTCCAGCTGACCGGGATCACCAAGCGCTTTCCCGGCGTGGTGGCCAACTCCGACGTCAACCTCACCGTCGCCGCCGGCGAGGTGCACGCCATCTGTGGCGAGAACGGCGCCGGCAAGTCCACCCTGATGAAGATCCTGTACGGCATGCAGCCGCCGGACGAAGGCACCATCGCGATCAACGGCGAAGAGGTGAAGCTGCGCAACCCGCAGGACGCCATCCGCGCCGGCATCGGCATGGTGCACCAGCACTTCATGCTCGCCGACAACCTGACCGTCGGCGAGAACGTCTTCCTCGGCGCCGAGGCCCTGCACGGCATCGGCCGGGCCGCCCGCGCGCGGCTGGCCGAGCTCGCCGAGCGGACCGGCCTGCACGCCAAGCCGGAGACGCTGCTGGAGGAGCTCGGCGTCGCCGACCGCCAGCGCGTCGAGATCGTCAAGGTGCTCTACCGCGGGGCGAAGATCATCATCCTGGACGAGCCGACCGCGGTCCTCGTGCCGCAGGAGGTCGACGCGCTCTTCGAGACCGTGCGGGAGATGAAGGCCGGCGGCTACACGTTCCTCTTCATCTCGCACAAGCTCGACGAGGTCCGGGCGATCGCCGACACCGTCACGGTGATCCGCCGCGGCACGACCGTCGGCACCGCCGACCCGAAGACCATCACCTCCCGCCAGCTCGCCGAGATGATGGTCGGCTCGGAGCTGCCCAGCCCGGAGACCCGCGAGTCCACGGTCACCGACCGGGACGTGCTGCGGCTGACCGGGCTGACCCTGGGCGCCGAGGGCTCGGGCCGCAACGCGCTCGACGACGTCTCCTTCACCGTGCACGCGGGCGAGGTGCTCGGCGTGGCCGGCGTCGAGGGCAACGGCCAGACCGAGCTCGTCGAGACGATCATGGGCATGCGCAAGCCCTCCGGCGGCACGATCGAGCTGGTCGACGCGGAGGGTAAGGCCCGCGACCTCACCAAGGCGGGGACGCTGGCGCGGCGCGAAGCCGGCATCGGCTACATCGCCGAAGACCGCACCCGGCACAGCCTGCTGCTCACGCAACCGTTGTGGGTCAACCGGATCCTCGGCTACCAGACCCGCGAGCCGGTCTCGAAGGGACAGCTGCTCGACATCGCCGGCGCCCGCGCCGACACCGAGCGGATCGTCCGCGACTACGACGTCCGCACGCCGGGCATCGACGTCCCGGCCGCGGCGCTCTCGGGCGGCAACCAGCAGAAGCTGATCGTCGGGCGCGAGCTGTCCGGCAACCCGGTGCTGCTGGTGGCCTCGCACCCGACACGCGGTGTCGACGTCGGCGCGCAGGCGCTGATCTGGGAGCAGATCCGCCAGGCCCGCGCCGCCGGGCTCGCGGTGCTGCTGATCTCCGCCGACCTCGACGAGCTGATCGGCCTGTCCGACACGATCCGGGTCATGCTGCGCGGGCGTCTCGTGAGCGAGGCCGACCCGGCGACGGTGACCCCGCAGGAACTGGGCTCCGCGATGACCGGCGCGGGAGAGGGTGACGAAGAATGACCTCCTGGCGCACGAAACTGCTGCCGCCGCTGCTGGCGATCGTGTTCGCCGTGCTGCTGTCGGCGATCGCGCTCATCATCTCCGGGGCTGACCCGCTGCAGGCGTACGGCACGATGATCGGCCAGATGTTCAAGGGCTCGACCGCCGTCGACACGGTGAACCTGGCGACGGTGTACTACCTGTCCGGCCTCGCGGTCGCCATCGGCTTCCAGATGAACCTGTTCAACATCGGTGTCGAGGGCCAGTACCGCTTCGCCGCCGTCGTCGCGGCCATCGCCGGCGGTGCGATGAAGCTGCCGCCGGTCATCCACGTCCTCGCGATCCTGGTGGTCGCGGTCGTGGCGGGCATGGCCTACGCGGCGGTCCCGGCGATCCTCAAGGTGACCCGCGGGGTCAGCGAGGTCATCTCGACGATCATGCTCAACGCGATCGTCGCCGGCATCATCGCGTTCCTCATCAACGCCGACCAGTTCGGCGTGCAGCGGGGCAACAACATCGGCACCCGCGTGATCGAGCCGTCCGGCCGGATCCCGGGCATCCCGCTCGGCTCGGGCACGCTGTTCGGGTTCGTCGTCATCGCCGCGATCGTCGGCGGGGCCTACTGGTTCATGCTCAACCGCACCCGGTTCGGCTTCGAGCTCAAGGCGTCCGGCGAGTCCACCACCGCGGCCGCCGCGGGCGGGGTCAGCGCCAAGAAGATGACGCTGATCGCGATGCTGCTCTCCGGTGGCGTCGCCGGCCTGGTCGCCATGCCGGAACTGCTCGGCCGCGACTACAGCTACGGCATCACCGCGACCCAGATGTACGGCTTCACCGGCATCGCGGTCGCGCTGCTGGGCCGCAACCACCCCGGCGGCATCGCGCTCGGCGCGCTGCTGTGGGCGTTCCTCGACACCTCCGCGGTGTCGCTGGAGCAGATCAACGTGTCCAAGGAGATCGCGACGATCATGCAGGGCATCATCGTGCTGTCGGTCGTCGTGGCGTACGAGGTCGTGCGCCGGGCCGACCTCGCGGCCGAACAACGCAGAGTCGGGCGCGCACTCGCCGGCCGCAAGGGTTCCTCGGTCGCCGAAGGGGGTGCGGTGTGATCACCGACGTCGCTCCCGAATCCGGCTCGACCGTGCCGGTGCAGCGCAAGCGGGGCCGGGTCCCCGGCTGGCTGCGCGGGGTGATCTGGGCCGCGGTCGCCATCGCCGTCGTCTCGACGGCGTCCTACTCCACCGGCGTCGCCGCGCTGACGTCGTCCAACACCGCGCAGACGGCGTTGCGCCTGGCCCTGCCGATCCTGCTGTGCGCGCTGGGCGGCCTCTGGGCCGAGCGCGCGGGCGTGGTCAACATCGGCCTCGAGGGCATGATGATCCTCGGGAC
Protein-coding sequences here:
- a CDS encoding succinate dehydrogenase iron-sulfur subunit produces the protein MTAATTEDAPAASDEHTPITVTLKILRFNPEVDNEPHWESYDVPAQRTDRLLNLLFYVKDYIDGTFSFRRSCAHGVCGSDAMQINGINRLACKVLMKDLLESGGKKTTITIAPIKGLTTLKDLYVDMDPFFEAYRAIKPYLITYGNEPTRERIQSQADRDRFDDTTKCILCACCTSSCPVYWNDGSYFGPAAIVNAHRFIFDSRDEGAEERLDILNDGEGVWRCRTTFNCTDACPRGIQVTKAIQEVKRALLFKRV
- the sdhA gene encoding succinate dehydrogenase flavoprotein subunit, which produces MQFHKYDVVIVGAGGAGMRAAIESGQRARTAVLTKLYPTRSHTGAAQGGMCAALANVEEDNWEWHTFDTIKGGDYLVDQDAAEIMAKEAIDAVLDLEKMGLPFNRTPEGKIDQRRFGGHTRDHGKAAVRRACYAADRTGHMILQTLYQNCVKYGTEFFNEFYVLDLVTTPDENGNPIASGVVAYELATGELHVFQAKSIVFATGGAGKIFKTTSNAHTLTGDGLGIIFRKGLPLEDMEFFQFHPTGLAGLGILISEAVRGEGGILRNASGERFMERYAPTIKDLAPRDIVARSMVQEVLQGRGCGPNKDYVVLDVTHIPEETLNAKLPDIMEFSRTYLGVDPVKEPVPVFPTCHYVMGGIPTNIHGEALRDNENVIPGLYAAGEVACVSVHGSNRLGTNSLLDINVFGRRAGIAAAEYALAHEHVELPENPTALVEEQLSGLLSEHGDERVADIRKEMQQTMDSHASVYRTEDTLKQALTDVQALKERYQRITVSDKGKRYNTDLLEAVELGFLLELAEVLIVGALARKESRGGHAREDYPTRDDTNFMRHTMAYKQGSGLSSDIRLDYKPVTFTRYEPMERKY
- a CDS encoding succinate dehydrogenase hydrophobic membrane anchor subunit, producing the protein MADLALANPRAPKRPAARRSNFELYSWLFMRISGLALVILVLGHLLIMNILDGGVHRINWGFVAGRWASPFWQFWDLAMLWLAEIHGGNGLRTIIDDYARKDSTRFWLKILLYVSMVLILAVGTMVIFTFDPNMPAN
- the sdhC gene encoding succinate dehydrogenase, cytochrome b556 subunit, with the protein product MSTTASTATAAGASDRAGASRRQGTFYRGDPGMWSWVLHRITGVLTFFFLFVHVLDTALVRVSPNTYDQVIETYKTPIVNLLEVGLVGAVLFHALNGIRVMLVDFWSKGPQLQKAMTWVIGVVWVVVMVPGAFFMLKRTAEMLFGGN
- a CDS encoding NPCBM/NEW2 domain-containing protein, encoding MRRLGLVIAVAVLLPVVSVTPAQALPDGLALTPPMGFNNWNTTGCAVDERLIRDTADIFVDKGLKAAGYEYVNVDDCWAEPERDADGRMQANKARFPSGIKALADYVHSKGLKFGIYTSAGTLTCAKTQPGALDHEDVDARTFADWGVDYLKYDNCNNQGRPALERYTKMRDALKKTGRPIVYSLCEWGENKPWTWGADVGHLWRTTGDIKDNWAKMVQILKANAPLAPYAGPGHWNDPDMLEVGNGGMTTEEYRSHFSLWAMMAAPLLIGADLRKVSAANFDVLRNAEVIALDQDRRGVQARVLSNQDGHWVFAKPLDGGDVAIALFNETTSGATIGTTAAAAGLAKAAGYTARDLWAHRDLQTAGRISAVVPPHATVVYRVHAGGSWWRNAPLVSTGIELASPVPGVPGEITPAGQPFEVTVSATDEARVPVFDPRVTLTAPGGWHVEQVARPRAVVLGTGETAAGRWRVTPPAGTEGTTAVLHGGVTYRALGFGPVTWTGEQQLTVPAAPPTTPAWASDLRWAAEKNGYGPVERDMSNGSIPAGDGKPLTVNGVVYPKGLGAHAPSEVVFYLGGRCTAFTADVGVDDEREATNKQGSATFEVYADGVKAAATGVRTWQDPALPLAADLHGARYLRLVVTDGGDGNSYDRSDWAAARLTCG
- a CDS encoding BMP family ABC transporter substrate-binding protein encodes the protein MRGTALAAVAMAGVLTLAGCAKDSSGGSSNNSAAPSSGGSDCVTAQKPPAAPAASSSTAAAGGKVDGSQLKIGLAFDVGGRGDASFNDAAAAGTDKAKSDLGVTTVSESTASASEAESAKQQRLDQMASQGLNPIVAVGFAYADSVKAVAAKYPNTKFAIVDDDSIQLPNVTPLVFAEEQGSFLAGVAAAYKSKNCHIGFVGGVNTPLIQKFEAGFLQGAKTVSSKIKIEDEYLTPAGDFSGFQDPPKGNAKAAAEIAKGADVIYHAAGASGKGVFDAAKAGNALAIGVDSDQYNQKTVAADKDVIITSMLKRVDVAVFDYIQAVAKGDLTVLPKRFDLKVDGVGYATSGGKVDDIKDVLEGYKAQIISGAVTVSDKPQK
- a CDS encoding ABC transporter ATP-binding protein is translated as MSTAEAPAEAVPDRGAPAVQLTGITKRFPGVVANSDVNLTVAAGEVHAICGENGAGKSTLMKILYGMQPPDEGTIAINGEEVKLRNPQDAIRAGIGMVHQHFMLADNLTVGENVFLGAEALHGIGRAARARLAELAERTGLHAKPETLLEELGVADRQRVEIVKVLYRGAKIIILDEPTAVLVPQEVDALFETVREMKAGGYTFLFISHKLDEVRAIADTVTVIRRGTTVGTADPKTITSRQLAEMMVGSELPSPETRESTVTDRDVLRLTGLTLGAEGSGRNALDDVSFTVHAGEVLGVAGVEGNGQTELVETIMGMRKPSGGTIELVDAEGKARDLTKAGTLARREAGIGYIAEDRTRHSLLLTQPLWVNRILGYQTREPVSKGQLLDIAGARADTERIVRDYDVRTPGIDVPAAALSGGNQQKLIVGRELSGNPVLLVASHPTRGVDVGAQALIWEQIRQARAAGLAVLLISADLDELIGLSDTIRVMLRGRLVSEADPATVTPQELGSAMTGAGEGDEE
- a CDS encoding ABC transporter permease, which produces MTSWRTKLLPPLLAIVFAVLLSAIALIISGADPLQAYGTMIGQMFKGSTAVDTVNLATVYYLSGLAVAIGFQMNLFNIGVEGQYRFAAVVAAIAGGAMKLPPVIHVLAILVVAVVAGMAYAAVPAILKVTRGVSEVISTIMLNAIVAGIIAFLINADQFGVQRGNNIGTRVIEPSGRIPGIPLGSGTLFGFVVIAAIVGGAYWFMLNRTRFGFELKASGESTTAAAAGGVSAKKMTLIAMLLSGGVAGLVAMPELLGRDYSYGITATQMYGFTGIAVALLGRNHPGGIALGALLWAFLDTSAVSLEQINVSKEIATIMQGIIVLSVVVAYEVVRRADLAAEQRRVGRALAGRKGSSVAEGGAV